Part of the Deinococcus planocerae genome, CCGTGCGACATCTTCTCGCCGTGCGGGTACGGGCACTCGATCCGCAGCGCGGACGTGCCCCGGCTGCAATGCCGCCTGATCGCGGGCGGCGAGCACCACCCCCTGACCCGCCGGGGGGAAGACGCGGTGAAGGAGGCGGGCATCATGTACATCCCCGACTTCGCCATCAACGCGGCGGGCCTGATCGCTGCCGCCACCTCCTCCACCCCCGAGCAGGCCGCCGAGCGCGTGTACGCCACCGTCGTCCGCATCGCCGCCGTCGCCGAGCAGTACGGCAAGCCGCCCCACGTCGTCGCCCGCCGCATGGCCGAGCGCCGCATCGACCTGATCGGCAGCCTGGGAACGGGCGGCGCGGTGCTGGGGAGGGGGGCGTGAGGGGGCGGTCAGTGGTCCGTGGGAAGTGGTTAGTGGGGGCTTTGACCCAAGCTCTTTGCTTCCGCCACGCTTTTTCCACTCACCACTCACCACTCACCACTGACCGCCGGAGGCGCCCATGACCTCCCCCTTCGTCATCGGCGTGGCGGGGGGCTCGGGGAGCGGCAAGACGACCGTCACGCGGCGGGTGATCGAGACGGTGGGGCAGGGCGGCGTGGCCGTGCTGAGTCAGGACAACTACTACCGTGACCAATCGGACGTCCCCGAGGCGGCGCGGGCGGGGACGAACTACGACCACCCGGCGGCCTTCGACTGGCTTCTCCTGCGCGAGCACCTGGGGGCGCTGCTCGCGGGCGTGCCCGTCGAGATGCCGGAGTACGACTTCACCCGCCACACGCGCTCGCCCCGGACGACGACCGTGCCCCCCGCGCCCGTCGTCGTGCTGGAGGGTTTTTTCGCCCTGTACGACGAGGAGCTGCGGGAGCGGATGCACCTCAAGGTCTTCGTGGACGCCGACGCCGACGTGCGCTTCATCCGGCGGCTCCTCCGCGACACGCAGGAGCGCGGGCGCACCCCCGAGAGCGTGATCACGCAGTACCTGGAGTTCGTGCGGCCCATGCACCTGAGCTTCGTGGAGCCCACCAAGCGTTACGCGGACGTGATCATCCCCCACGGCGGCATGAACGAGCCCGCGCTCGACATGCTCGCCGCGCGCATCCGCACGACGATCTGAGGGCCCCCGCGTCCCCTCCCCCTTTCGGCGGACGACGGGGCCGGAGGCGGGCGGGCAGGCTGACCCGGCCCCCCCCCCGCCCCCCTCCTTCCCTTCTAGGATGTAACCCGTGACCGAGCCCACCCCCACCCGCACCACCGTGATCCGCGCGGCGCCCGGCCCGCTCGCGCCGTCCTCCTCCGACCCACCCGCTGCCCCGCCGCCCACCCGGCACCGGCTGACGTGGCCGCTGCTCGGGGTGATCCTGCTTTCCCTGATCCCGGCGCTGATGCTCGCGTGGAACCGGGTGGCCTACGAACAGGCGCAGAAGACGGTCGCGGTGGTGGTGGACTACCCGGCGCTCGTGGGGCAGGCGCGGCGGGTGGGGCTGGAGCCGCAGGCGCTCCTCGACCGGTACAAGGCGCTCGGGGTGAACGGGGTCGCCGTGTACGAGGACGTGATCGGGTCTCTCGCGCAGCGCGGCCAGATCTACGTGCGGTCCGGCGCCGACCTCGCCGTCGAGAAC contains:
- the udk gene encoding uridine kinase is translated as MTSPFVIGVAGGSGSGKTTVTRRVIETVGQGGVAVLSQDNYYRDQSDVPEAARAGTNYDHPAAFDWLLLREHLGALLAGVPVEMPEYDFTRHTRSPRTTTVPPAPVVVLEGFFALYDEELRERMHLKVFVDADADVRFIRRLLRDTQERGRTPESVITQYLEFVRPMHLSFVEPTKRYADVIIPHGGMNEPALDMLAARIRTTI